From Candidatus Beckwithbacteria bacterium:
AACTGATGCTTATGTTTCAATCTCTGGTAATCACATCCAATCTCAAAATTCTAAAGGCGTAGTAGCAGTTTCTAATCCAGGTGAAGAAATTAGTGAAGATGATGTAGTGCGAGTAGTTGAGGCAGCTCGAGCTGTGTCCTTACCTTCCTCAAGAGAAATTTTACATGTGATTCCTAGAGACTTTATTGTTGATTCTCAACCAGGTATCAAAGACCCCTTATCAATGACTGGAATTCGCCTCGAAGTTGAAGCGCACATTATCTCTGGAGCTACCACGGCCATGCGTAATTTAGCTAAGTGTATTACTGAAATTGGAATTACTGTTTCCGGCTTAGTGTTTACTGGACTTGCTTCAGCGGAGGCAGTTTTGACCGAAACTGAGAAAGAGCTTGGGGTTTGTTTAGTTGATATTGGAGCCGGAACTACTAGTTTAGCAGTCTATGTCGAAGGGGCTCTTTCCTATTCGGCTGTTTTACCAGTGGGAGCTAGGCATATTACTAATGATTTAGCCATTGGTATGAGAGTGAGTCTAGAACAAGCTGAGAAAATCAAATTAGCCCTATCAAGTAATGAAAAAGATAAGCTTTTGAAAAATCCTGATGAAAGCACTGATATTCTTGATCCAATCAAGCTTGGAGTAGGTGATGAGCTCAACAAACCTTCATATAAAACTATGGTTGAAGGCATTATTCGACCCAGATTGACGGAAATTTTTTCCATGGTGGGAGATGAACTTAAAAAAGCTGGTTATCAGGCAGCCACTCCAGCTGGAGTGGTACTAGCAGGAGGTGGAGCATTGACTGTGGGTATTGATCAGGCCTGCAAACGAACTTTGGCTATGCCAGTGCGGATTGGAGTGCTTGATGGCAGTCAAAAAACTAAAACCCAGCTCTCAGGGCTAATTGATGATATTAGTACTCCGGTGTTTGCGACCACTCAGGGGCTGATTATGTATGCTCAAAATAATGCCATATCTGGTATGGGTGGACGAATGTCAATGCCATCTTTTGGAAATATTATTGAAAAATTCCCTGGTAAAGGTTTAGCTCACAAGGCAATGGATTTTATCAAGTCTTTTCTCCCTTGAAAGATTGGTAATTTTAGACTATTATCTAGCTGCATTTACAAGCTAAGATCTCACCTGCTCCCAAGATAAAACGCTATGGCTCTAGTAAAACCCGACGCAAATACATTTGCCAGAATAAAGGTAGTAGGTATTGGCGGAGGTGGTGGTAATGTGATCAATTCCATGTTGGTGAACCAAAGTGTTCAAGGAGTTGATTTTATTGCAATTAATACTGATGCTCAAGCGCTCCTAACCAATCATTCTCCCATAAAACTACAAATT
This genomic window contains:
- the ftsA gene encoding cell division protein FtsA produces the protein MARGKIFAGIDVGTSKITTVIVSQDEESDKLRVVGVATVESRGIRKSQVVDIEETIEAITKSVEASERMAGFSITDAYVSISGNHIQSQNSKGVVAVSNPGEEISEDDVVRVVEAARAVSLPSSREILHVIPRDFIVDSQPGIKDPLSMTGIRLEVEAHIISGATTAMRNLAKCITEIGITVSGLVFTGLASAEAVLTETEKELGVCLVDIGAGTTSLAVYVEGALSYSAVLPVGARHITNDLAIGMRVSLEQAEKIKLALSSNEKDKLLKNPDESTDILDPIKLGVGDELNKPSYKTMVEGIIRPRLTEIFSMVGDELKKAGYQAATPAGVVLAGGGALTVGIDQACKRTLAMPVRIGVLDGSQKTKTQLSGLIDDISTPVFATTQGLIMYAQNNAISGMGGRMSMPSFGNIIEKFPGKGLAHKAMDFIKSFLP